The following proteins are encoded in a genomic region of Aerococcaceae bacterium DSM 111021:
- a CDS encoding VOC family protein, translated as MTIEAITQSSTTIHTTGIQLNAIKPTELANFYEVKIGLTLINKDESEKIYNLGTPDGTVLISIYPTTTEKTQRTTGLYHLALLLPTRGDLGGMLRHLIENKANVEGASDHGYSEALYLSDPEGNGIEIYADKDTSKWDMKENGLIGGIVEAMDAEGVLASQTAPFTGVPNGTTMGHIHLHVNDIETTLSFYHEVMGLGLKFIMNEAALFMATQNYHHHLGANLWNGRNIPAAQDGTQGLRNSIWSGSAEDLNSIQANLTEKAYDFTKDGETLYFKDPAGTGIILTPVK; from the coding sequence ATGACTATCGAAGCAATTACACAATCATCAACAACTATACATACAACTGGGATCCAACTGAATGCAATTAAACCTACTGAATTAGCGAATTTTTATGAGGTAAAAATTGGTTTAACTTTAATCAACAAAGATGAAAGTGAAAAAATCTATAACCTAGGTACACCAGATGGAACTGTATTAATCTCAATCTACCCAACTACAACAGAAAAAACTCAAAGAACAACTGGGCTTTATCACTTAGCTTTATTATTACCAACACGTGGTGACTTAGGTGGAATGTTACGTCACTTAATTGAAAATAAAGCGAACGTTGAAGGTGCATCTGATCACGGATACAGTGAAGCACTATATTTATCTGACCCTGAAGGTAACGGTATCGAAATCTACGCAGATAAAGATACAAGCAAATGGGACATGAAAGAAAATGGACTTATCGGTGGTATCGTTGAAGCAATGGATGCTGAAGGCGTACTTGCTTCACAAACTGCACCATTTACTGGCGTACCTAACGGAACGACTATGGGGCACATCCACCTACACGTGAATGATATCGAAACAACTTTAAGCTTCTACCACGAAGTAATGGGCTTAGGACTTAAATTCATTATGAACGAAGCTGCATTATTTATGGCGACACAAAACTATCATCACCATTTAGGTGCCAATCTTTGGAATGGCCGCAATATTCCAGCTGCTCAAGACGGAACACAAGGTTTACGTAACTCAATCTGGTCAGGCTCAGCCGAAGATTTAAATTCAATTCAAGCAAATTTAACAGAAAAAGCATATGACTTCACTAAAGACGGCGAGACTCTTTACTTTAAAGATCCAGCTGGAACAGGTATTATTTTAACACCTGTAAAATAA